The stretch of DNA GGGCCGATTTCAATCTGACCCAGGTCAGATGTTAAATGGTATCCTACAAATTCAAATTGACtcactgttactttttaagAACACATTAGGCGCAAAAAGGTAATGCAGGAGATGCCAAAAAAGggacaggggggggggggcaaagtgAAACTGGCCAGGTGACAGGATGCCTCGCACACATGCAATAAACCGGATTTAGAAAATGTCACGTAAAAACCGGATTTTTGTCATGAGTGGCTTACAGACTGCAGACCGTGAGTCCAGTAACCAAAGAAGGTGTGTGGTCAGCTGCacatgaaaaaaggaaaggtgaGAGTTTAAGAAGTAAGCCGCCTAATCAAAGCGGAACAGAACTTACTGTATAACGCCTTCTTACCATCAACAATGCGGTCgaggcagagaaaaaggaaaacagtatTACCAGTCAGTAGCTAAAGAATAAAGCTGGTGTGGTAATGTGAACATTGCCCCGacatgtaaaatttaaaactgtcCTATGACCACATGATATTCACAGGGTGGTTGTGGTTGAGGAGGTATCAATCGTCGGTGGTTTGACCtccggctcctcctgtccacgtGTCGAAGTGTCCTCGAGCAAAACGCCTGGTATGTAGCTAAGACAGGTTTTACCAATACATAGAAGTTACACGGAAACATCTCTCATCAACCGGTTATTTTCCTGTTGTCCAACATGTGATTAAGTGAATCACTGCAACTTGCATTTTTTAAACGCAGGAAACGTGTCCAAGGCTCCTGCTGCCAACTACACTTTTCTTGGCCTACGAGCAGCAGCGTAGAACTGAGAGGAATAGTGGAACTAAACAGCCAGGACCCTAACATGGACAAAAgtttgcaatttttaaaatttgatctTACTAGAATAGTCAGTAAATGATTGCTGTTGGGTGGACAAACTTAGCTGGTCTCCAAACACGGTAACTGCGCCGATGCAAAGGACTTCAGGTGAATGTTAAGAACTTCcatgtcattaaaaaatgttataaaaattgAGGAAAAAGTCTTTCAATTATGAAATCCTTTCTCAGTGAAGGTACCAGAGTAAGATGTCTTTTCACCTTTGTCTTATGCCCCGAGATCTAAGGAATGCAGTGTACCTCATTGTGAAAGCTTCACACAGTGTAGCGACTGTGTGCAGAATAACGACGCCGAACTATGCTGCAGATTTTTCCAGACTTTCCTAAACACGTCATCACTGATTACTCTAATAACTAATGCCTACGACGGACGCACGTGTTTACTTGTTGATTCAGCTGCGTCGTCAAAACATTAGAAGAGGATTAGAAATCGACAAAGGTGTCAGTTTCTGTGGTCCTCCAAATTTATCTGGCATCCGCTATGCACAGGATGTAAACTCAGCGACCACTTTATCAGGCACAAGTGTGCAGGCTAATGCAATGCAATACATCTGCTCTGCATTAAAGTCTACTTTCATGATGcctttaatgttcagtttatgtTGACACTGTCTTAAAGGGTGACAGTTGAGTGCATTAAAAACAGAGGTGTTTAATACCCCCCCCATGGGAAAGACTAGTTTTTCTAGGAAACTGATGGATATTTATGTCTGTACCTACGAcgtaatttactttttttcttaaaaacaggCAGGTACTTAATGATTGTAGCAATTAACACTTTCTACATTTGCcttataattagtaccaaactATGTGggcctttcttggaaatatccAACTAATTAACGGCTAAACACCTGCTAATTTCTCGTaaattatgaggaaagtttccaggaaatgaGCTGGAAAAGATGGGAAGTGTGCATAAATAAATGTACCAGCAGTGAGAACGACACAGTGTTCGCGGGAGTTTTGTCAGTCTAATTTGGGTTGCGCTTTCCTTCAACGACACCTGCTGCATATTCAGGtgtgcagagttttttttttctttcagtttttggttaATAATCTTGCAAATGTTTATTATACGATTTGGCGACAAATGCACCATTATTTCTGGTTTCTGTGAGGCTACAAGAGCTCAACCGCAGCGGCGTCATTTGGAGCATCCAGCCCATAGGATACAGCTTAATCTGGCCCAGGCGCCAgtgcagcttttattttgaaggccaCCTCTCCTTACTCCCGCTTTTATTTTAGCCACCATCGTGCAACCGTTGCTACAGTAATCCCTTCATAAATAAAATCCAGGGTTCCAGAGAAATGTCATGATAAAAGAATCTACTGCAGGTTATAGGAAACAAAACTTTCATGAGGGAGGATAAAAGTCCCTATAAACCTCCCCAGAGAGCCATCGACATTCAGAGTTAGCAGTAGATTTAAACATCAAATTGGtgataaaaatcattttatttccaaGTCAGTGTGTCCTGAGGAAGGTACATGTCTATGTGAAGCATTCAGACTTCTTGAGAAatcagctgattattttttcatacaaaatttctttttttttttttttttttttgtggaagaaAATGTGACTACACTTACAGCATGAACAGAAACAGTCGATTCATCAGCGGACTGGCCAACGAGCATCTGGCAAATAAATACCTGCCGACAGACACGTCATAATACAGATGATAAAACATTCCGCAGTGCCATCTGAAGCAGTTCCTGTGCGCCTGTTAAACAAGTGCCAGGATTTAGGATGCGCCTTCGCTTCGTTGACTGACTGAAGCAAAACGTGTCCAATAAAACCTGAAAGAgcaccatatatatatatatatatatatatatatacatatatgaataTGATCTGAAAACACTAACTGCCCCACAGTCATTTGGGCCCCGGCATACTGATGAAGTCCCGACGTGTGGTGCAGAGATTAGATGACTCCCTGACTGCCCAGTGTTTATGTTCAACAACGCATACTCGGGGCGCTGCACCTGCAGAGCgagtctgtgaatgtgtgtgtaggcaTAGTAAGTGTGTCGCCCGGGGTGTTTTCTCACAGCTGTATTGTGTAGTTGGCAGGAAACAGCCCGCTTTTGCCCCGCAGCCTCCCTTTCCACCACGACGCGTCTGAGCGATCCAGCACTTCGATGATGTCTCCGGCGCAGAAACCGAGTTCGTCGTCTTCCTCGGCGTTGAAGTCGTACAGCGCCTTCACCTGCACCGCGCACGGCCTCTGTGGGACAGATGAGGCAAACCAAACACTGAGTAATACCTGACAGCCGAGCGCTGCATCCTCATTTATGatgataaaatcattttagcGGATAAAAACATCCAAACATCAAATTACACATACATTTCTCAAATTACTAATTAGAGTTcttaatttacttattttttttcctctaattatTAACTTGTGCACTGAAAATACTAAAACATGCTCtcaatttgtttaatttgcttATGCAGAGGGTAATGACATGCTTTTATCAAGGTAACACAACAGTCCAAAAAGATGAAGTGTATATAGCTTAAGTACATATCTCAGTCTAAGATCAAAACAAGTGTACTGCTCACCTGGACTTTTATTTACTACATGATCCATCACATCTGTCATATTTTAGATTCATCTTTTGATTATATTTCAAGTATCCTCTGTAGATACTGTTACCACGTATACATTGCGTGAATTATTCAGACAATACATATGTATTCAATGTGCAGTTAATTATGTTTAACATCCACAGACAATCCTGCATCTTAATATCCATCTGACTTGCACTACTGTACAGTGTATTATTACTatcattgtacagtatatattaacacattgttttcatcatgtatttctttgttattctatttatttttatattttatctgtCTATTTAGCTATTGTATATAATTAAGCCtttaattgtatttgtttttttacctacgtcattgttttttttgattttatgtaaaGTGGCTGCTGTAACTGTTATACAgtaaaaactgtattaaatcCAAGCTCTTTATAGTAACGGAGttgagggaaaaggaaaaatcagaGGAGCATGGAAATGCAAAACGAGTATATTAAGAGAAAACTGGTCATTTGAGAGCATAATTTATTAATTAGAGTAAaaacaaggaggaggaaggaggcaTGATTTAATGAGTTTGAGGACCTGAAATGCCTccaaattattcaaaaaatcTGGACTACTGCTTAAATGATTGAACGAGTCAATagatagaaaattaatcagttattagTTTTATAATCGATGAATCATTCAAGTCAGTCACCAAGAATAAATTGCTGGTTCCAGTTTCAAAtgacaggaatttttttttctctctgtttcatatctttatacactgaatatctttgtcTGACTAATACTCCAACACTCAAATTAAGCAATTTGATGATGCCACTCGGGGTTCTGGGAACTTGTGGCAGGTATTTTTCACAGTTCACgcagttttttgacattttacagatcGAGATTGAGATTTAGCAGACAGTTGCAGCCCTGCTCTGGACTACTTCAACCAAAATCCCAGAGCAgactttgtttttccctcaggagaagagaaaggacGGGCTGACCTGAGGCAGAGGCATGGTTTCAGATGTGCGACGGGGAGGATAAGCAGAGCTGATGGGACTGTTTCTTCCTGTGTGACCGATGGTGTGAGCTCGCTCCTCTAGACCCACCCTCTTAGCCTGGAAAAGAGGGACAAACACTccactttgtttttgctttcaatGACTTTTAACTAAAACCGataaacaaatattatataatcAATATGATGGTATACACCAGTGACCCCGGGAGTTACTTCTGGAGTTGCCAAGGGTTATGTGGAAAGATTGTGGAGTAGCTCAAAAACAGATATtatgattaaaatttaaaaaaaaaatccacatattGAATCAGTTGTAGCATCTTAACACCACCTGATGTGATCGCGAGCGCGTGAAAACTAGTTAGCTAGTGAGCGGAGAAGTTATGGTGTAATagataaatgtaatgataaaagtaatggataaacagtttaaacagttagctaaaagtaatggataaatggttgaaatggCTAAAAGTAATGGTTAAATAGTAAGCTAAAAGTAATGTATAAGCAGTTGAAGTtattagctaaaactaatggaTAAGCGATTGAAATGGTTAGATAACAGTTAcagaaacagttgaaatagttagctaaaagtaatggttaaatagttagctaaaagtgattgataaacagctgaaatagttagctaacCGTAACGGATAAATAGCTAAGAGTAATGTATAAACTGATGacatagttagctaaaagtaatggataaacgGTTggaatagttagctaaaagtaatagTTGAATTTTTAGCTAAAAGTAATCTAAAAGTAATGTATAAGCACTTGAAGTtattagctaaaagtaatggataagcGATTGAAATGGTTAGATAACAGTTAcagaaacagttgaaatagttagctacAAGTAATGGTTAAATAGTTAGCCAGAAGTAGTGGttaaatagttagctaaaagtgattgataaacagctgaaatagtTAGCTATTTATCCGTTACGTTTAGCTAAGAGTAATGTATAAACTGATGacatagttagctaaaagtaatgaataaacatttggaatagttagctaaaagtaatgtaTAAGCAGTTGAAGTTATTAACGTCCAGTCCCTGCCACTCCAAGTGCTAGTACTAAGAATGCAAACTTAACCAAACCAATCTAAACACTGGCAGTTcaattttatgcaaaaaaatacTGTAGCAACATGcactttcatattttctgaTAGTAATTTAATTGATAATGTTAAATGTAATCCAgtgtaaaatcaataaaattaacaaattagGAGCATGGCAGATGGTTTCTATGAGAGAGGTGGGAGACCAGACTAACAAATGCTGGGAAGCAGTGTTATACggtatatattttatataaagaGAGTGTACCAGCTGGCTGTGAGGCTGGTCTGAAGCTCTGCGTGGCGTAGCAGCAATCGCTGCAGCGGAGTGATGTTGTTCCGGCAAACTTCCCCTCTTCACCTAtaggacagaaacagacaggaagTAGATAACATCGCACTGCAAATTCAAAATAGGTGTGTCAGTAACTAGTGTAAAATAATAAACGACACAGCTCTCACTTCTATTTATATTCTCAtgaatcaaatgtttttcatgatGTGTACAAACCTGGGCAGGGAAGTAAgtgaaaacaaatccaaaacattTGCCTGAACATAACCaaaataatttaactttaaGTGAATACTCCtgcatttattctttttttttttctttttttaaaccaagaaTTCCATGAGAAGTTAGCTATAATTTCTCATCTACCTTCCCATATGACAGtaaacaacaacatattttaCCAATGTGAGGATTCCTTTAGTTGAAGATATGTTGAAACTGAGGAAACTGTAGCCGGTTGCACCTGGTGTTTGTTAGTTCAAACTTAGCCCAGTTCTAACTGAAGTTACTTCCCAGCAAACAATCTGTGGGCAACAGTTACCCCACCCTCACGCACTCCCTTAGTGTGAGTTTCAtcagtaagtaaataaaaaaattggattGCACCACACCAACTAGTTCTTCTGTAGAGATTAGCGGTCAGTACCAACCGATACCCGCCGGGTGTAACCGTTACGTACAGTAGCTAGCCGAAATAACTGACAAACGtaacgttagcttgctaatatgtgacccaaatacataaaatagaCTTAAATACatctcacaaaaacaacaaaacataacttAAAATTTACCAAACGTGCTGATGACGGTAGTTTGACTAGCCACAGTTACGTTAGCTTAATCAGATATTTCCCAACTCACGCTAAACTGTATTAATAATACTTCTGAAACAAATATTTCTCCCTGTATGTAAATTTGaattatatatatgtacatttacataTGATTTGCAGCTAAGGTTAATATAATTAGTCCTCCTAAAACTGTAATTGTTGGAAATTATGTTTGCTAACAGTTCATTTTAAGTCCCCCTATCTAGCATTTATAGGCcgtatataaacataataaatgcTTATAAAAGCCTATAAAATAGTTGTAAGCTGATCTAGGTGtttatttatggatttttttgtagCTCCCCTGGGCATCCATAACTGGAGGCTGCTGTGTAAACAGGTGATGAATgacaatacagtaaaatacagctgtaataatattaaatatgtcttcatagaaGATATCATGGTTAACAATAACGCTTCAAATACTTTATATCTGCTTATAAtaacattatagtgtgttatcaatcttttatttaatgttcGTGTTCTGCTTATAAATTCTAAATAGGGGAACTTAAAGTTATGTTGAAGCTtgtgatgctacagtgacttTCTGTTTGCATAACTacatgttgtttatttatttgctacCTTAAAGATTTGATCTTGTCCTGCCAAGCAGATACATATTTAACAAACTACCCACTTAAGTAGGTTACTGTGGTCTGGTTTTTTGGTGACATTAAGAAATCTAGTTTGAGCAAGCGTAGTGTGCCGTTAGATAGCAAATCGAAGCTACAGACAGCAGAAAGGTCTCGTACCGACGGGGCCATGGAGGGACTCCTACTTGAGCTGCCGTCGTTGAGGTAGATCTCCCTGGTCTTTGAGATAGAGGTGGTCTTGTAGAACTCCACCAGCTTGTTTAGGGAGGTGAACTTCTCGGACCACAGGAAGTACTGGCCTTTGTTGTCCCTCAACACTTTAAAGTGCTGAACGTCGCTCTCATGTCTGAGGGAAAAGATgaagaatcagaatcagaaaaactttattagACCGTTTGCCAACCACCTGAATTGTCTGCAAATTGTCAATCTgcgaattaaaaaaaaataaagaatggaTACACTGGAAATGTTGACGTACTGATTAAAGCAATGTGGCAAAGTGCAATGTAAACAGAATAAATGATGACGTATATGAAGCATGTGCGCGTGTCAGATCTGTGTGGACTGATGAGGAGACCATTACATTGATATTTGCACttaatttggatggaaacctgccTATTGTTCACCACAAGGCTTATGGAAATTTTGAGGTGGCTCACGCGGGCACACATAAAGACATGCAAGTGGCAAAAATGTACACATagcactaaaagaaaaaatatataaatatcagCGTATGAATTACAGGGGGGGTTAGCTCCCCGAAAAGAGACCTGAGCTCCCACAGAAGCAACGATATTTTGAGTTTAGAtacttgaagacgtttcacctaacgtccaagaggcttcttcaggTATTTAACCTCTAACGGTGCCCTGATTGGACGAGTTGGATTGAGttatggagggggggggggtgaaggaTCTAACTGCCTGGGTGAAGAGACCTGAGAGTGACGACCGGGTGTTGCCTGTGATTCTACTTAAATGGTTGATGATCTGAGAAAGTTTTGATCTGCTCTTTAGCAACGAGAAAGCTGAGGACTGACTCCTCGCGTGACAGTGGTCAGGTGTTAAAATGTCCCTCCTCGATTTCAATCCCTTGAGTTTCCCTCAACCTTACCTGTTCCACAGAGTCACTGTGGGGCTCAGAAAAGGACCACCTGCTCAACCACTTCTTAACTCCAGGGGTTCAAAGCATGCAGGTAAAGAGAAAAATCAGCTGAACAACTACTGACTCCCTGGTTCCCTCATTCCTGGATTCCTGGACTTTTTCCTGAGCTGGTTTGTCCTCTACTGGTCAATGCAGAAAACTACATCGGTTTACTAGAAAGCAGTAACTCCCATCTTGGTGGTCATATCAGAGGGCCTCAGCACCTACTAGGGCCCTAAACGGATACAGATTTACTGCGACGTTTGGATATAATACATACTGTAGAAAAATTATGctccttttctgtcttgcaTGTATCTACCTTTACTCAGCAATAACATACAAAATGCCCTCAAAACACTAGTAGTAGATGGATTAACATCttagcaacatttgaatgtAGCTGGTCATAGCGGAGCAACAGCTGTTGGCTGTTTTCAGGCGCATCGCATCgtgttttatttaactgttaatatgttttctgtgtatatCTGCAAAGTATGTAGTCAATATATCTGTCGGATAAATGTAGAGTAAAGAAGTGACAATATCTGTAAATGTAGCAGGTTAGATGTatataaagcagcataaaatggtAATACtagaaaaaactcaaaatacttaaagaaataagtaaaataaactcAATTTGTACTTAAATTTAGTCTAGTGGTCAATTAATagattagtcaattgacagagaATTAAGcggcaactattctgataattgaataatcattttagtcttttttttaagcaaaaaaggCAGATATTTGCTGTTTATaacttctcaaatatgagggtttgatgcttttttttgtcaaatgatAGTAATATAAATATCTTTGGATACTcgtcagacaaaacaacaggtCTGAATACGTCACCTTCGGTCTCTGAGATATTATAACGATACGAGATATGatgtataataattatatatttctggcattttgctgacaaaatgattcattgaaaaaataatcgtcagattaaccgataat from Xiphias gladius isolate SHS-SW01 ecotype Sanya breed wild chromosome 3, ASM1685928v1, whole genome shotgun sequence encodes:
- the grap2a gene encoding GRB2-related adapter protein 2a codes for the protein MEARGKYDFTATADDELSFRKGDILKILSPQDDWYKAEMNGQEGFVPQNYLEMQTPRWFQENASRSAAEELLRHKDVGDFVIRGSQSSPGDFSISVKHESDVQHFKVLRDNKGQYFLWSEKFTSLNKLVEFYKTTSISKTREIYLNDGSSSRSPSMAPSVKRGSLPEQHHSAAAIAATPRRASDQPHSQLAKRVGLEERAHTIGHTGRNSPISSAYPPRRTSETMPLPQRPCAVQVKALYDFNAEEDDELGFCAGDIIEVLDRSDASWWKGRLRGKSGLFPANYTIQL